One region of Callithrix jacchus isolate 240 chromosome 16, calJac240_pri, whole genome shotgun sequence genomic DNA includes:
- the GPR20 gene encoding G-protein coupled receptor 20 — translation MPSVSPEGPSTKAIPNATAVTTVWINASGPEVPLFHLFAQLDEELHGAFPGLWLALMAVHGAIFLVGLVLNGLALYVFCCRTQAKTPSVIYTINLVVTDLLVGLSLPTRFAVYYGARGCLRCAFPHVLGYFLNMHCSILFLTCICVDRYLAIVQPEGSRRCRQPACARAVCAFVWLAAGVVTLSVLGVTGSRPCCRVFALTVLEFLLPLLVISVFTGRIMCALSRPGLLRQGRQRRVRAMQLLLTVLIIFLVCFTPFHARQVAVALWPDMPRHASLVVYHVAVTLSSLNSCMDPIVYCFVTSGFQATVRGLLGLHGGDCEASGGDIVSMHRSSKSAGPHALTQTLANGPEI, via the coding sequence ATGCCCTCTGTGTCTCCAGAGGGGCCCTCCACCAAGGCAATCCCCAATGCTACTGCAGTGACAACAGTGTGGATCAATGCCAGCGGGCCAGAGGTACCCCTGTTCCACCTGTTTGCCCAGCTGGATGAGGAGCTTCACGGCGCCTTCCCGGGCCTGTGGCTGGCACTGATGGCGGTGCACGGAGCCATCTTCCTGGTGGGGCTCGTGCTCAACGGGCTGGCACTGTACGTCTTCTGCTGCCGCACCCAGGCCAAGACACCGTCAGTCATCTACACCATCAACCTGGTGGTGACCGATCTGCTGGTGGGGCTGTCCCTGCCCACGCGCTTCGCTGTCTACTACGGCGCGAGGGGCTGCCTGCGTTGTGCCTTCCCGCACGTCCTCGGCTACTTCCTCAACATGCACTGCTCCATCCTCTTCCTCACCTGCATCTGCGTGGACCGCTACCTGGCCATCGTGCAGCCCGAAGGCTCCCGCCGCTGCCGCCAGCCTGCCTGTGCCAGGGCTGTGTGCGCCTTCGTGTGGCTGGCCGCCGGCGTCGTGACCCTGTCAGTGCTGGGCGTGACTGGCAGCCGGCCCTGCTGCCGTGTCTTCGCACTGACAGTCCTGGAGTTCCTGCTGCCCCTGCTGGTCATCAGTGTGTTCACCGGCCGCATCATGTGCGCGCTGTCACGGCCGGGCCTGCTCCGCCAGGGTCGCCAGCGCCGCGTGAGGGCCATGCAGCTCCTGCTTACGGTGCTCATCATCTTTCTCGTCTGCTTCACGCCCTTCCATGCCCGCCAGGTGGCAGTGGCGCTGTGGCCCGACATGCCGCGCCACGCCAGCCTCGTGGTCTACCATGTGGCCGTGACCCTCAGCAGCCTCAACAGCTGCATGGACCCCATCGTCTACTGCTTCGTCACCAGCGGCTTCCAGGCCACCGTCCGTGGCCTCTTGGGCCTCCACGGAGGAGACTGCGAGGCCAGCGGCGGTGACATCGTCAGCATGCACAGGAGCTCCAAGAGCGCCGGCCCTCACGCCCTCACCCAGACCCTGGCTAATGGGCCTGAGATTTAG